CCCCCActaaccccccagcccccaccccccaacagcaaccccttccccccaactaaccccccttcccccagccccctccatctCTGCATCCCCCCActaaccccccagcccccaccccccaacagcgaccccttccccccaactaACCCCCCTTCATCTCTGCATCCCCCCActaaccccccagcccccaccccccaacagcgaccccttcccccccaactaACCCCCTTCCCCCGGCCCCCTCCATCTCTGCACCCCCCAACTAACCCCCCAGCAgcgaccccttcccccccaactaACCCCCTTCCCCCGGCCCCCTCCATCTCTGCACCCCCCAACTAACCCCCCAACAgcgaccccttccccccaactaaccccccttcccccggccccCTCCATCTCCGCGCCCCCCAActaaccccccttcccccggccTCGCCGCTCACCCACGCCGGCCAGCGCGCTCCAGAAGGCGAGGCCGAGGCCCGCGTACAGCAGGAGGGGCCCGGACATGGCGGCGGCTCCTCAGCGCGGACTGCGGGGAAGGACCGGCCGGGACAGGGGCAGGTCACCTGACTCACACCATGTGACCGGGCGGGCCAGGGGCCCCGGCACGTGACCGAGGCGAGGCTGGCGATTGGCTCCCGGGCGGGCGGGCGGTACCAGGGGACCAAACTACAAAGCCCAGAGTGCTCCGCGCCAGCCCCTTCCTCACCGCACGTCCGTGCCGGctcctcccattggctgcggcCGCAGCCTCACTCCCACACGTGTTGCGATTGGCTCCGAGCTCTGGGGGCGGGATTTCCGGGCGGGGACAATGCCGGCTCGTCATTGGCTGGCTCTGTCTTTGGCCTGGGAGCGAGTCCCGGGCGAGTCCCCGTGGTTTGTGCCGGGGAGGCCGGTGAGTGGGGGAGGCTGGGACCCCGCGTGGGACGGAGGCTGTTCACTCTGGGCCCTAGTGACGGCCAGACCTGGGCGCCGGGCTCCTTATCGGAGCCCGCTGGGACCCCCCAGACAGCCAGACCCCCacaaccccctccagccccccagtcccgccccccaCGGCAGCCAgacccccgccccacagccccctagTCCCGCCCCCAACGGCAGCCAgacccccgccccacagccccctccagccccccagtcccgccccccaCGGCAGccagacccccgccccccacaaccccctccccccacggctCTCCCCGAGCcagcccgccccagcttcccccccgccccccactctgccccacagcccctccccccacggctCTCCCCGAGCcagcccaccccagcttccccccgccccccactctgccccccagtccctcccccacgGCTCTCCCCGAACCAGCCGTGAGCACCGTGGGGAAAGTGACCTAAGCCCCAAGTGGCTGGCGCTaggctggtgggagggaggcgggggacCTACACCGACCCGGGGGGTTCCCCGGCACTGTAACGGCTGCACTGACCCGTCACAGCCAGGCCACTGCAGCCTCCGGAGCGCGGCCAAACCCTGATAAATGCTCCAGCTTCCTTCCCCACGGCCTGTGGGTGCAGGTGATGCTGGGGTAACCATGGCGACCCTCTTCAGTCACGATGGGGCCGAGGTGGTCCAGAGGGCCCTGGCTGTCAAGGAGTCGAGCGGCAGGACCCCTGCCGAGGCCCTCGATGAGTTCTACGAGCTGGAGCGAGCCGCGGCCTTCGTCACAGCGAGCGGGTTTCGCAGGGTGAGTCGGTGTCGAGAGCTCGGACGTTCTCCCCCCAGGCCTGCCCGTGGTCCCTTAGCTCCCCTGGGTAGCGCGCTGGTGTCAgacccacctcccacccccaggtgCAGGCCCACACCGGCTGGCGCTGCCAGTGACCCTCCCACAGAGATGGGCCGCACGCGCCCTTCAGCCTGGCTGCGCCTCTCCCGCTAGCTGGGGCAGGTTCCCTGGGGAGCTGGGGATTGTCCTGGCGCCCCGGCCTGCCGGTGGAGCGGGCAGCAGCACCCCGGGGCTGAGGGGGTGTCACAGAGAACTAAATGGCTCCTGGGCTCCCTGACCCAGGCAGCCCATGATGGGGCCACGGCTGGCTGCAGAGATCCCTGTTCTGCTCGGTGGGGCTGCCCTAAGcgtggctgggcaggggctcCATATGCGGGGGGCTGGGCCTTGCATGTACCCACATCTCCCTGCGCTGGCCCTGCCGGCAGGTTGCCCTGCAGTTCCCCGACGAGCTCCTGGCAGACTCAGCCGCCGTCGCAGCCAAGATGGAGGAGGCGACCGGCAGCAAAATGTACATCCTGGGGGACACGTCGTATGGCAGGTAGGTGCCGCGGAGGGGTGGCGTGGGGCCCCCCACACCTGGGCTCAGGTtgggctccagcctcagccctTCCCCCATGCTGGATCCGTGGGAGGTGAGAAGCTGCCCCCCAGGACAAGAGCCGCTGTGCGCCCAGCCTTGGGCTGCCAGGTGGCATGGCCCATCCCCCTCTGATTGGGCCCCTGCCTCCTCTTGGGGCTCAGAgggctcccccccccatttttcctCCTGTCCTGCGGCCCTTCTGGCGCTCTCGCTGCTCCCCCTGGGTCCTGTTAACACGCCCATCTGATCATTCTGTGCCAGGTCCCACTACAGTGAGCAACCGGCTGCTCCCCTCCGGGGAGGGGCGTGACTTGTACCGCGCCCCGTAAGCAACGGCAGCTTTGGGCTTGATTTGACTGATGGGTCGCCCGTGCCATCCCCGTCGGTTTGAGGGGGTCCTGTGaatccccgctcctctgcccgCCCCTGGGAGGCTCCGTGAGGAGCAGGGCGCGTTGCTCACTGCTGGGCTGTTGGGCCCCCCTCTCCTGCCGTGgccagtgcaggctctggggaggtTGCCCAAAGCGATGCTGGGCCCGCTGCGACTGTGCCTAGAGTGGCCGGGCACCCCGGTGTCGGAGCGCAGGGCCCAGCGGGAGTaggtgggggcagaggagagcagCCTCCTGTGCTGCGTTGCCCGTGGGCCCCCGAGGTCGCCGTGTCTCCGGCTGACACTTTCCCTTCCTCCGGTAGCTGCTGTGTGGACGAGGTGGCTGCGGAGCACGTGGGGGCGGAGGCCGTGGTGCACTACGGCCCAGCGTGTCTCAGCCCCTGCAGGAAGTTGCTGGTGCTGCACGTGTTTGGCCGGCAGCCCCTGGACACGGAGCGCTGCGCCGGGGCCTTCCGGGAGCTCTACCCTGACCGCCAGAGCCACGTGGTGGTGCTGAGTGACGTGGTCTACGCCCATGCGCTAGGTGAGAGCTGCGTCTGGGGTGGGCCGTGCGTGATGGGTTGTCACCCCCGGGGTGCAGTCTGGGGGCCGTGTGAACCACTGTACCCCCTAAATCATCCAGCTGGGCTGGCCCTTCTCACGCTGCTGTGCTGGTGATTCAGCgagcctctccaggccctgttatcacccaacacaacagcaggtggcgccacacacccagctgagctacctgagtgctttacctaagccactcaaggACAAACAGGAGAcaccagccaatttcccagctccccagccttgcacccctactggagtataaacccagtaTTATagcatcttgcactgcacagggatctatACCGCGCAAGCTCGTTAATATAGTTCCCTCAATGAGGGCGAGAGATGCACAACAAGCCTGcgttaaccaagctgagattttccagaTGCTTCACTTAAAgtcacactggttaagataaaacttaaaacaagtgtattaactacagaaagagattgtaagtgattataagggatagcaaacagatcaaagcagattacctagcaaataaacaaaaccgcaacTAAGCCTAACATACTAGACAGATGGCATTTGAATTAGCTGCTTCTCACCCTGAATGATGGGACAAGCCGGCTTGCAGATTGTTAAGGCAAAGACTGCAATTGCTGGGCAACCTGGGTTCCCCTCCCCTATTCCAAGTCCTTTGTTTTTTGAAGctgcttccaggtgttgagttgtgggggagtgaagacCAATCATGATCTCACTCCACACCTTATATAGTCTCTCCCTTTGGCAGGAAGCCTttgttcccagcccagtttgtggaaaaatacaggtaccaaaacaGACTTCAgggtcatgtggtctggtcacatgtccttgctgggtcatagcagccattaGTCATTGGCTGGCTGAAACGTTCACTGGAAGGCTAAGCTTTTCCATGGTCCATTGGCTTTGCTGACAGGCCATCGGCACAGTCAAGCTTCTTCCTTGCTGTACCTgacaggctggctgtgggtgtcgCCCAGGGTGAGCCCATTTGAAGTGCAGGTCCCCAGTCAATATTTGTAACTCCAGATACAAAACTGACACATGCCCACGGATCGGGTGATCCTATCCAGCAAATCATCACTTTTCCGGAGACCCCTCACATGACTGATCTTGTACCAgatgcatcatcatcatcctaTCACCGTGGGGAGTATGGGGTGCATTGTCACAGCGTGCAGGGAGGGTCGCGCGCCCGCTGCAGCACTGCTCCTCGCCTGGGGGGATgggtcagagcagcagcaggaaccaAACCAGGCTGGCTAGCCCGTCCGATCCCCTGAGCTCCACGGGCCCCTGCTGACCCGGCCTGGGTCCCCCATACACAGGCCTACCGATGCCCCTGCCTGGCAGCCCTCTCCTGTCCCTGCCCGGCGGGCTCtctgcatggggctggcctgCGTGGGGCCTGCTCAGCCTgtcatccccttccccccaggtgagctggagcagctgctgggccCGGAGTACCCCCACGTCGTCTTCTCCCGCCTGGCGAGTGACGAGGCCCCCGACTGCCCGCAGGGCCCGGGGCTGGTGCGGCAGTTCGGGCGCCTCTTTGCAGTGGAGGCGCAGAGTGGGCTGAAGGACTACGCCATGTTCTACGTGGGCACCGAGGGCCTGGCCCTCACCAACTTCATGCTGAGCTGGAACTGCTGCCCCTTCAGCTCCTTCGACCCGGCCACGGGCCACGGCCGGCGCGAGAGCCTCGACGGCAACCGGGCGCTGCTGCGGCGCCTCTACCTGGTGGAGCGGGCGCGGGATGCCCGCGTGGTGGGCATCCTGGTGGGCACGCTGGGCGTGGCCGGCTACCTCTCCATCCTGGAACACTTGCGGGGCACCCTGAGCCGGGCCGGCAAGCGCAGCTACACCCTGGCCATGGGCAAGCTGAGCCCCGCCAAGCTGGCCAACTTCCTGGAGGTGGACATCTTCGTGCTGGTGGCCTGTCCCCAGAACTCCCTGCTGGACTCCAAGGACTTCTACCGGCCCGTGGTGACACCCTACGAGCTGGAGCTGGCCTGCAACCCGGCCCGGGAATGGAGCAGCCTCTATGTCACTGACTTCAGAGACCTGCTGCCAGGTACCCGGCCGGCTCCATGCCAAGGGGGCAGCGCCAGAGCCACCGGGAGCTattgcagcgccccctgctggctggggctggggctcccccCAAGCCAGCACTTtgtcctgctccccacagcacctcctgctgggagaggccggggctggagtAGCCGGGAGCCCTGCCATACCCAGTTCTCACATTATGTGGCCACGCGGCTCCCACCCTGACTCACTGGGTGAGCTGGACCGTGTgaggctccagatgcagggtAACCCCAGTGTGGGCCCCAGCCTGGTAGGGTGGATTTGGGGATGGCTGCCACCAGAGGCTGCTCTCTGATGACTCTCACCCGGGCAGGTGGCTGTGCACATGTCGGCTTCCCAGACACGGTCCCTGGAGAAGACGACGTTCCCGACGTGTCGCTGATCACTGGGGAGCTGCGCGCGGCTGGGCTCTCCAGCTCCCCGGCCCCAtcctccagctctgccctggcctgCAGGAACCCGGCACTCGCACTGGCCGAGATCAGCCCGGCGGGTTTGTACTTTGCTTTATTTACCCTCCCTGTGTCTCCCCTGTCCACCCTCTCCACCCCATAAAGTGATGCCAAACCTCTGCCCACAGCGACCCTTGCTGGGGCTGGGGTATCCGGAACCCCACCTAGCCTGCCCTCCCCGTCCCACAGCGCCCCTTGCTGGGGCTGGGATATCCGGAACCCgacccagccagccctccccgtcccacagcgcctcctgctggggctGAGGTATCTGGAACCCtacccagccagccctccccgtCCCACAGCGCCCCTTGCTGGGGCTGGGGTATCCGGAACCCCACCTAGCCTGCCCTCCCCGTCCCACAGCGCCCCTTGCTGGGGCTGGGGTATCCGGAACCCgacccagccagccctccccgtcccacagcgcctcctgctggggctGAGGTATCTGGAACCCtacccagccagccctccccgtCCCACAGCGCCCCTTGCTGGGGCTGGGGTATCCGGAACCCgacccagccagccctccccgtcccacagcgcctcctgctggggctggagtaTCCGGAACCCgacccagccagccctccccgtCCCACAGCGCCCCTTGCTGGGGCTGGGATATCCGGAACCCgacccagccagccctccccgtcccacagcgcctcctgctggggctGAGGTATCTGGAACCCtacccagccagccctccccgtCCCACAGCGTCCCTTGCTGGGGCTGGGGTATCCGGAACCCCACCTAGCCTGCCCTCCCCGTCCCACAGCGCCCCTTGCTGGGGCTGGGGTATCCGGAACCCgacccagccagccctccccgtcccacagcgcctcctgctggggctGAGGTATCTGGAACCCtacccagccagccctccccgtCCCACAGCGCCCCTTGCTGGGGCTGGGGTATCCGGAACCCgacccagccagccctccccgtcccacagcgcctcctgctggggctggagtaTCCGGAACCCgacccagccagccctccccgtCCCACAGCGCCCCTTGCTGGGGCTGGGATATCCGGAACCCgacccagccagccctccccgtcccacagcgcctcctgctggggctGAGGTATCTGGAACCCtacccagccagccctccctgtCCCACAGCGCCCCTTGCTGGGGCTGGGGTATCCGGAACCCgacccagccagccctccccgtcccacagcgccccctgctgggagaagcCCGGGCTGGAGCAGCCGGGAGCTCCCCCACAGGCCTGTGCCCGGTTCCCACTAACCGCtctcccctcccttgctcccAGCTTCCTTCCTGGAGTCGCGCAGTTGGCGGGgcttggagcagcagctgggccagACGCCCGTGACAAAGGCCGTGCCGGGCCGGAGGGGGATCGCGATCGCCTACGAAGACGAGGCTTGTGGGTGACCCTGACCCTGCGGGACGCCACTGCTGGGAGACGGGCCCTGTGGGgctccagcctcctgccctgggtTGCCCTGGGCCCGTCTGCAGCTCAGTCCTGGGGCCGATGCCAAGAGTGGCCCTCTCCCGCTGGGGCCTGGCATTGGAGACGGGGGAGTGCAGGATCCTTGGGGCTGCTGGTGACGCTGGCCTGGATACAGCTGTGCCTTAGAGAACCCGATGGCGTTCGGGGTGCGACTCGGCAGGGCAGGCGGACACCCCCGGCCCACTCCCCCATGAGCCTCCATGGCCACCTTGGACAGAGGGCACAGGGGAGTGACCTCCCCTCCTCGCTACCCCAGCCGGCAGCTCCCAGGGGCAAggcctgggctgggcagggcctggcCTCCGCCCTGAGCCTGGGTCCCCTGCCCAGCGCCGGGGGGCAGGTAGAGGAGCTCGGCGTCCCCCCGGCTCCCCTGGCAGCGCTAGCCTGAGGACAGCGAGGCCAAGGCAGCCGTGGCTGAAGGCGGGAGGCGGCGCCCAGGCAGGCCTGGCCCGGAGCAGCAGCGCCAGGGAGCTCATCCgagccgggacagggctggggctgctgccagaggctCCACGGGACGTGCCTTGGGGGGCCTgtgtgttcccctcccccctgctctggCTGAGGGAGCCCGGGTGCAGCTGGCTGCTCGCAGGGGTGCTGGGCCGTAGCCCTAGCAGTCGGTTTGTGTCCTGACTGCCGCAGCCCGACTCGCGGGCAGAGGGGCACCTTGCTACGagccccagctccgccccttcccccaccagggGAGCGCCATGTCCCCTACTCTCCGCCTCCACAGGGGTGCCCCGACTGGGTGTGAGCCAGGCCCGAGTgctccaggggcagggggagcgACACCCAGGCCCGCTCCTGAGCAGGCATGGGCACCTCTCCTGCCAGCCACCTGCCCTGGCTGTGCCCACGGCTCTGAGCTCCTCACAGTCTGCGGGTTAAAAGTTTGTGAAGGCGAAGCCAGGCCAGCgctgagggggcgggggagtggagctGACGCCCGCCCACAAGCCCCCTGCTTCAGTTTGCTCCCGCTGTGGCCGTATCCCTGGTTTAGCAGCACCTGCCAGACCAGCCGAGTGAGGGGGAGGCCCTGCTTCCATCTGGTGCCTGGCATGACCTGCCCAGGGTCACAGGATGAGTGGCAGAACCAGTAACAGCCCGGGTctccccagtgcccagccctgggccccggCTGCCCCTGTCACGCTCCCGCCCAGCACCCCACCACCCCTTGCTCGCCTGCTCCTCCAGCCTGCCTGGCAGCCCCTccagctccacccctgcccccaggcgCGCTGCTGGCCATGTGTGGAACCACTGAGCCTCGGTTTCCCTGCGGTGGTgacccagttctgcccctcccTGTCCAAAACATGTAGGAAATGACCTGAACACTTCGCTTCTCTCCAGCAGACCGgcctccccagcctgccctgggccTACCTCCCCTGCCACCCACACGCACTGCccgctctcctcctccctgcccagacgcctgccccctgctccaacAAGGCCTTCAGGTGGTCCTTTAACCCCTTCTTGCCTGGGGTGGAAACCCGTGTGCCCCCTTACATGGAGATGGGCTGCGTAGGGTGGCCAGCCCTCCAGGAGTGCCCTGGGGTCACCAGGAATTAAAGGGTAATCTTGGGAAAGCATGTCATGGTATGAAACCTCCAGGGACACGTCCCCCAACACtgacagccccagctctgtgtggcGGCTGTTCCCTGGCTTGTGCTGGGTGCGTCACGCTCGCTGGTCACAAGGGGCCCTGCCAGCCGCTGGCACAGCACATTACAGGGCATGGCGCCAGGGGTGCTGGCCCTAAGAagggccagactgggtcaaaccaaaggtccgtccagccccatgtcctgtctgccaacaggggctgctgccaggggccccagagggaatgaacagaacagggcatcacccagtgatccatcccgtcgcccgttcccagctcctggcaaacagagcctagggacaccatccctgcccatcctggctaacagccatcgatggacctgtcctccatgaatttccctagttcttttttgaaccctgttatagtcttggccttcacaacatcccctaacaaccagttccacaggttgactgtgtggtgtgtgaagaaatacttcctcttgtttgtgttTAACCTGCTGCCTGGAATGAATGAGCCACCCAAACATGAACTCTCACCCTTTGTGAGGGGGGGCTTTTTCCTGTGGGATGACTacggtgtgtgcctcagtttcccctaagaGCTGCATGGTTAACTAGGGCTGGGGAGATTGTTTACTCTGCAGAGCGCGACTAATGCCTAGCTGGGCCTGGCCCCATTCCATGGAGAGTCCAATTGCCCGGACGGTGGGTACCTACCAACTAACGTCTGGGGGCTGCCCTCTCTGGAAGGCAGCCCTTTGCAGAGCAGAGGCCTGAGGCGGTGGCCAGGTGACGCGAGTTCCCCAGGAACAAGGacaaaggcgggggggggggggtaagtgcgggctgctggagtcagggaagCGCCTGGCCGGGGCCACAGAAAGGCTCAGAAGAACACGCGGGGCTCCAGGCTGACCCACTGAATTGCTGCTCTCTGCTAACCAGGGGCGCTTGACGCCGTGCCCAGAAACCCTCCTGCTCTTACCCTGCTGACGGAGTCACCCAGAGTCAGGGCGTTGGGGGGATGCTCCCTGCGGGGTGCGCCtggcttgccccagccctgcgggaGGGTCCGAGGTCAGTCCCAGGAGGGTGGGAGAGTGGAAGCCAAGGGGCTGACGCTAGTGACAGCATGTGCCCCTGAGGGGCAGACGCAGGGCGCGGGTTGCCCCAGGGAGTGGGCAGAGCCCTCCCAGTGCCCAGGCTCCAGGCAAAGCGTCACTGCAATGGCCCCACTGCGCAGCCCAACCCCTGGGAACTGGGTCCAATGCAAACACTTCCCAGGGCAGGACTCTCTGCCTTGCGCTCAGGCCTCGCTGGTCCCAGCTAACCTGCACAAGGGTGTCCTCACTCACCCCCGCCCTTCCAGCTCATTGCGGGGGGCCCTGGGGGGTGACGGAGTGGGGGAGTAGCATGAGTAATGCGTGTCTGCTGCCCAGCCCGGACACTGCAGAACGTCGCCCCTGGTGCCCTGGCCGCCCAGCCCTTCGGGGGACCAGCCCGCTCTAGCATGTGGAAGGGCAAGGAGCGCGGGCCCGGGTGAGCTGGTTAGgggtggctggaggaggggggacaAAGAGCAGCCTGAGCCCCCTGGATGGGGAAAGACGCAGCTTGATGGTGCTGAGCCTGTGCCCGCTTCAGAGAGTCACTGCAGGCGAGAGATCAGGGGACATTGGGGGGGCACCCGCGTGAGGGGACCCTGAGAGAGAGCCTGGCTTGCTGGAGGCTGCAGTCCCAGGTGGGACCAAAGGGCCTAGCCCCAGAGCACCGCCAGTAGGGGGCTGGCCCAGGAAGGTGTTGCAAAGGGATGGGAGGAGGAGCTACTGGAACCTGGGGATAAAAGATGTGGGGCTCACCCCACGGGGATGGCCCTGTACCCACAAACACCACAGCCCCCCGCCACCACAGGGGCACAGTGCCTGGTGCAATGGGATGTGAGCAGGGGCTATGGGTCAAGGCTGAGGGgaaccagcagagctgggatcaCACTCTACAGACCCACCCTCCAGCTCCAGGGTTTTGGGGGGTGGCACCGTGATGGCTGGAGCTTGCCACTGAGCCGGCCACCGCCCTGGCAGCTCCTCCTGAGGAACGGGCACCAGCAGGGCAGGGCTcaccccagcctgtccatgacatgggggggggggggcctgaccCGCTCCCTGCCAGGCCTGCTGACCCACAGGACGCCAGACACAACTGaggcaggctgggagggagggagggaggggcaggacacCTCCTGCTCCTACTGTCATCTGGTGCTCCCCGCCTAGCCTGGAAAggctgccaggagctggagcctgctgccctcaAGCAGGGGCTGTTCCCAcacctccctcctgcagccccagggtgCATGGTGCAGGAGGCAGCGGGCACATCAGCCATCCACACCCTGGGGTGACTGGGAGCCAACTCCCAGCAGGGCCCTGGTGGCAGCAGCAAGGGGCAGCCTGGCCCCACTGCGCTGGAAAAGCAGCTTGGCCCCCGTTCGGGCTGGGGCTCGGGCGGCTCTAATAGGCCCGGGAGGGGCTGCCTTGGCTGTTCCTGCACCAGGCTCGggccctgcctcccagagctgggtctcAACATGCCCTGCCCAGTGTGCGCCTTTCCTCACCAGCGCAtcctgctgcaccccaccccactgacccACTGCTAAGGACAAGGCATGAGGGGCAGGGAGCCACCAGGCCCAGGCACTGGGCTGCCCCACacctgggggggcagtggggagatgCATCAGCTCCAGCCTTTGCCCCATAGCAGAGGAAACCTACGAGGTTGATGCAACAGTATCACACAGTGGCAGGCTAAGTACGGCAGGGGAAATTAAACCTGGCCCCATGCCATGGGGCAGCCTCTCCCTGACCCGCTTGAGAAACCCACGTGGCCTCCTACTAACTGAGGCTGGAGAGAAGCCGGTGAGACTGGGATGAACCAGGCAGGGTCCCAAATGAGAGCGCAAACTGGCCCCGCTTGTGCCAGGCCCAGAGCCACCCCTAACTGAGCATCCCCAAACCCCGCTAAGCACAAgaagggccaggggctgggccaggctgccCAGCTGAGTTTCAAGCCTTGGGGGCAGGAGGCTTGGCCAGCTGAGACGTAGAAGCAGCTGCTCTCGCTCACTCTGGGGCTTGCATTGGTGCAGGCCGGGTGAGCC
Above is a genomic segment from Natator depressus isolate rNatDep1 chromosome 8, rNatDep2.hap1, whole genome shotgun sequence containing:
- the DPH2 gene encoding 2-(3-amino-3-carboxypropyl)histidine synthase subunit 2, which encodes MATLFSHDGAEVVQRALAVKESSGRTPAEALDEFYELERAAAFVTASGFRRVALQFPDELLADSAAVAAKMEEATGSKMYILGDTSYGSCCVDEVAAEHVGAEAVVHYGPACLSPCRKLLVLHVFGRQPLDTERCAGAFRELYPDRQSHVVVLSDVVYAHALGELEQLLGPEYPHVVFSRLASDEAPDCPQGPGLVRQFGRLFAVEAQSGLKDYAMFYVGTEGLALTNFMLSWNCCPFSSFDPATGHGRRESLDGNRALLRRLYLVERARDARVVGILVGTLGVAGYLSILEHLRGTLSRAGKRSYTLAMGKLSPAKLANFLEVDIFVLVACPQNSLLDSKDFYRPVVTPYELELACNPAREWSSLYVTDFRDLLPGGCAHVGFPDTVPGEDDVPDVSLITGELRAAGLSSSPAPSSSSALACRNPALALAEISPAASFLESRSWRGLEQQLGQTPVTKAVPGRRGIAIAYEDEACG